GCCCCCGAGCATGTAAAAGAGGGACCAGTTATGGAAGCTCTCGTAGGCGTCGTCCAGTCCGTCGATGCTCTGAAAATCTGGGTGTGTGGGCCAGAGCAGCGTCCCGTCTGGGCGCGTGTATTTCTCCAGGACTTCTGGTCCTGCGGAGTTCATTTTGTCGATAAGTTGGCGTTCCAACACAGCCCACATTGGCGGTGTGTTAATAGCTGTTCGCGCTTCAATCGTTGGAAGCATGGTTTTTTACCTCTTGTGTTTGGATCGCGGTTGGTTTCAGTATATCATATCTTCGTGTGTTCGTGAAACTTGTGTTGTAGCATAATCGGAGTCGTTCATTCTTCCGTAGGACGGGACTCCGAATCCCGACTCTTATTAATCCTTCCCCGTTGGCGAGGTTTCTAACCTCGCCTTCTGACAGAATCAGCGGAAAACCGAAAACTGCATAGTTCTGATCATGATTGGTTTTCCTTGACATCTGGCTCCATATCGTGATATGCTAATTCAATAAAGCAGACCAATTTGTATTATGTTAACTTACGATCAATAAAAGTCACCGAACAAAGTCTGGATATACGTGTGCCGACCAATTTGCCATTCTGGAAAATTTATCTTGATACGTGTTGTTTGAGTCGGCTTCTTGATCCGCCAACACAGGTCCGACTTATTGAAGAGGCCCAAGCTATTAGGAGAATTCTAATTCATTTTTTAAGGACGCACTGGTACTGGATATCCAGCAAAATTGTAGTTGATGAAGTTGAGCAAACCCCAGATTTAGGAAAACGGATTCAGGTCGAAACCTGGCTAAATCTCGCACACCAGATTGTTATTGTTGGAGCGAGAGAAATATCAAGGGGGCGACAACTTGAGTCGTTGGGTTTTAAGGAGCAAGATGCTTTGCACATCGCTTGTGCTGAAAGTAGTAAGGCAGATATCTTTCTAACAACCGATGATAGGCTACTCAGGAGAGCACAACGCTATCAGACACGACTTTATATTCGGGTTGAAAACCCGGTTACATGGTTAGAGGAGGTAACAGAAAGTGGACATTTTAGAGATGACCGATCTTGAAATCTATGAACTTGGTATTAAGGAACTTATAGAACAAATTGGTCCAGTATATACTGAGCGGTTTCTCCGACAGTGTAAACCGAACAAGTATGATTATTCTGTTGAGCGGCATAAATTGTTAGCAAATCAGTCTGGTATTGACGAGATTGTAGCGCGTATCCGGCGGAGAGAAGCAGAGCGAAAAGAGGAAGAACGTATCAAAGCCGAAAGAATCACCGCGTGGCGAAACGGATTATTAGAACTCACCGATCTTGAAGTCTGTGAACTTGCGGCTAAAATCCTCATAGATAAACTACATGTATACGGATATGTAGGGTTCTGTCAGCAGCATTTCAAAAACCTCAATGCTGAGCAACCTATTGATTTACCGTAGTGGTCTTTGCTGAACAGCGATACCAACGTAAAACCAAATCAACAAATACAAGAAACCGATCCGCAGGATTAATTGAATCCCTTTATTACTCTACCTTTTGAGTAAAGAGATTCTTCTTGTGAAGGAAGGCGAATGCACGACACATCCCATTCCCAAAATGAACTCAATAGGGTTTTAGAAAAAATTCAAGAGATAGTAGAAAAATCCGCTGGCGGAGATTACATCTATCGGGGTGAGCCAGAGCGTTATCAAGAATTTCCTTATCATGGAAAGGTTTCCTCAAGTCTGTATCGCTCATTATTGATTGATTCGATAGTGGAAGAAGGTATAGAAGAGTACTGTAAAGTTATTGAGCCTAATATTCCGGACATGGAAAGAGAGATTTTGGGATTGGCGAAAGAGTATTTGTATGGAACTGCCAGCGAAACACCCGATGATTTTGAAATCTTAGCGCGACACCAGCATTATGGTGGCAAAACCAATTTTATAGACTTCACGACTGACTACCTAATTGCTCTCTTTTTTGCTTGTGATCGATCTTATCACAAAGATGGCAGGGTTATCTTACAAAAAAGAGAATCGGGAGATTATCAATCAAAAATACCTCCAGAAACAATTAAGCGGGTGGAATCTCAGAAAAGTATACTGCTCCAGTCGCCAAAAGGTTTTATCACTCCAGACGTTGAGGTGATTATTCCAAAAGAACTCAAACTTTCTATCCTAAACTATCTCGAAAAGCATCATGACATATCTACCAAAAGGATTTACAAAGATATCCATGGATTTATAAAATGGTTAGACGGATACTTTGACCCTATGCTAGAGTTTGGTAAAGGGGTAATCTGTCAAAATAGGGCGAGTTTAGGGAATAACATGCAGGAGAAATTGAAATGGTATGAAAAAGCTTATGAGCATTTTACCGAAGCATTGAAACTAAAATCAGATTTCACCGAAGTTTATATTCATCGCGGAGTTGTTTTTCGCGATGTTGACCGGTTTGATCCTGCTCTTAAAGACTTTAATAGCGCAATAGAAATAGATCCAGAGAGTGCCAATGCGTATGACGACCGCGGAGTATGTTATGCTGAAATGGGTGATACTGAAAAAGCACTAAATGACTTCAACAAGGCGATAGATTTGAATCCAAAGAGCGCAAAGTCCTATAACAGTCGCGGCATAACTTACAAAGATATGGGTAAAATTGACTTAGCAATGAAAGATTATAATAAAGCAATAGAACTGGATCCA
This genomic interval from Candidatus Poribacteria bacterium contains the following:
- a CDS encoding type II toxin-antitoxin system VapC family toxin codes for the protein MKQTNLYYVNLRSIKVTEQSLDIRVPTNLPFWKIYLDTCCLSRLLDPPTQVRLIEEAQAIRRILIHFLRTHWYWISSKIVVDEVEQTPDLGKRIQVETWLNLAHQIVIVGAREISRGRQLESLGFKEQDALHIACAESSKADIFLTTDDRLLRRAQRYQTRLYIRVENPVTWLEEVTESGHFRDDRS
- a CDS encoding tetratricopeptide repeat protein, with product MHDTSHSQNELNRVLEKIQEIVEKSAGGDYIYRGEPERYQEFPYHGKVSSSLYRSLLIDSIVEEGIEEYCKVIEPNIPDMEREILGLAKEYLYGTASETPDDFEILARHQHYGGKTNFIDFTTDYLIALFFACDRSYHKDGRVILQKRESGDYQSKIPPETIKRVESQKSILLQSPKGFITPDVEVIIPKELKLSILNYLEKHHDISTKRIYKDIHGFIKWLDGYFDPMLEFGKGVICQNRASLGNNMQEKLKWYEKAYEHFTEALKLKSDFTEVYIHRGVVFRDVDRFDPALKDFNSAIEIDPESANAYDDRGVCYAEMGDTEKALNDFNKAIDLNPKSAKSYNSRGITYKDMGKIDLAMKDYNKAIELDPEFPEVYNNLGIIYDEKGEHDCAIKNYSKAIELKSYYVSAYNNRGRAYRVKGNIELAIEDFKTAIIGESDFAEAYYNLCETYLFKGDLECAYTDLTKLAILLSSPYACFARGIIGLCQQQWKQAIADFTVAEDNGVDIVALFTNGYKSIEDFEETNDIQIPEDIREMLSPQ